Proteins encoded together in one Aliidongia dinghuensis window:
- a CDS encoding YqaA family protein translates to MLRRLYDWLLLQAGKPNATWVMAAISFAESSFFPLPPDVLMIPMMIAERRKAFWLAAVATAASVLGAYVGYAIGFYLFASVGERILAFYGAMDTFEALRQKFLQYGVEIIVLKGMTPIPFKLVTIASGLARFDLGLFTVACVVSRSIRFFLLALILFFVGEQARTFIEKRLMLVTTVSAAMLVCGFVLVKYVHFS, encoded by the coding sequence ATGCTTCGACGTCTCTACGATTGGCTCCTGCTCCAGGCCGGCAAGCCGAACGCGACCTGGGTCATGGCAGCCATCTCCTTCGCCGAAAGCTCGTTCTTTCCGCTGCCGCCGGACGTGCTGATGATCCCGATGATGATCGCCGAGCGGCGCAAGGCGTTCTGGCTGGCGGCCGTCGCCACCGCCGCCTCGGTGCTCGGCGCCTATGTCGGCTATGCCATCGGCTTCTACCTGTTCGCCAGTGTCGGCGAGCGGATCCTCGCGTTCTACGGCGCCATGGATACGTTCGAAGCGCTGCGCCAGAAATTCCTGCAGTACGGCGTCGAGATCATCGTGCTGAAAGGCATGACGCCGATCCCGTTCAAGCTGGTGACCATCGCGAGCGGCCTCGCCCGGTTCGATCTCGGGTTGTTCACCGTGGCCTGCGTCGTCTCGCGCAGCATCCGCTTCTTCCTGCTGGCCTTGATCCTGTTCTTCGTCGGCGAGCAGGCGCGCACCTTCATCGAGAAGCGCCTGATGCTGGTGACGACGGTCTCCGCAGCGATGCTGGTCTGCGGGTTCGTGCTGGTCAAGTACGTCCATTTCAGCTGA